In a single window of the Nicotiana tomentosiformis chromosome 8, ASM39032v3, whole genome shotgun sequence genome:
- the LOC104095843 gene encoding axial regulator YABBY 1-like, with amino-acid sequence MSSSTPNSTCSLDHLPPSEQLCYVHCNICDTVLAVSVPCTSLFKTVTVRCGHCTNLLPSLLLPSDNHHFGHTYFSPSHNILEEITNATPNFLMNQCNSTDFVLPARPGFDDLPRPPVINRPPEKRQRVPSAYNRFIKEEIQRIKAGNPDISHREAFSAAAKNWAHFPHIQFGLMPDQTVKRANVRQQDGEDVLMKDGLFTSANVSVSPY; translated from the exons ATGTCCTCTTCCACTCCTAATTCTACCTGCTCATTGGACCACTTACCTCCTTCCGAGCAGCTCTGCTATGTCCATTGCAATATCTGTGACACTGTCCTCGCG GTAAGTGTTCCGTGCACAAGTTTGTTCAAGACGGTGACGGTTCGATGTGGCCACTGCACTAATCTTTTGCCAAGCTTGCTTTTGCCTTCAGATAACCATCATTTTGGTCACACTTACTTCTCTCCTTCCCACAATATTCTG GAAGAAATTACCAACGCAACCCCAAATTTCTTGATGAATCAGTGTAACTCTACTGATTTTGTCCTACCTGCTCGACCTGGATTTGATGATCTTCCTAGACCACCCGTCATTAACAGAC CTCCTGAAAAGAGACAGCGAGTCCCCTCTGCTTACAACCGATTCATCAA GGAAGAGATCCAACGTATAAAAGCAGGGAATCCTGACATTAGCCACAGAGAAGCTTTTAGCGCCGCTGCAAAAAAT TGGGCCCACTTTCCACACATTCAATTTGGTCTCATGCCTGATCAGACTGTTAAGAGGGCCAATGTGCGCCAACAG GATGGAGAAGATGTTCTTATGAAAGATGGTTTGTTTACTTCAGCCAACGTTAGTGTCTCACCTTACTGA